In Alphaproteobacteria bacterium, one genomic interval encodes:
- a CDS encoding polyprenyl synthetase family protein gives MADIVELGDRRRPPRRTGIEALQRLVVDDLAAVNRVIVDNMASSVPLIPELAGHIVAAGGKRLRPMLTLASARLVGYQGQRHLGLAAAVEFIHTATLLHDDVVDESNLRRGRATANSVWGNQASVLVGDFLFSRAFQLMVADGSLRVLEVLSNAAATLTEGEVLQLSTVNDTSTSEATYLQVIESKTAVLFSAACRISAIVGERPSGEEGALATYGSNLGIAFQLVDDVLDYSSRDVRLGKSVGDDFAEGKITLPVILAYHRGDGPERDFWKRTLEDVNQQPEDLSRAIALIERHNCLNDCLERARHYAAVASDALGIFPDNDARVALADVAHFCVERAY, from the coding sequence ATGGCTGATATTGTCGAACTGGGAGATCGTCGGCGCCCGCCCAGGCGCACGGGCATAGAAGCCCTGCAACGGCTGGTGGTGGATGATCTGGCAGCGGTAAACCGGGTCATCGTCGACAATATGGCGAGCTCCGTGCCGCTTATCCCCGAGCTGGCCGGCCACATCGTCGCTGCCGGCGGCAAGCGGCTGCGGCCCATGCTCACATTGGCCAGTGCCCGGCTGGTCGGATACCAGGGCCAGCGTCATCTGGGACTGGCGGCGGCGGTGGAGTTCATCCATACGGCCACCCTGCTGCACGATGACGTCGTTGATGAAAGCAACCTCCGGCGCGGTCGCGCCACCGCCAACAGCGTGTGGGGCAACCAGGCAAGTGTTCTGGTGGGTGATTTTCTGTTCAGCCGGGCCTTTCAACTGATGGTCGCCGATGGCTCCCTGCGCGTGCTGGAAGTGCTGTCCAATGCGGCGGCCACACTGACCGAAGGCGAAGTTCTGCAGCTATCGACGGTCAACGACACGAGCACCAGCGAAGCGACCTACCTGCAGGTCATCGAATCGAAGACAGCGGTTCTGTTTTCCGCTGCCTGCCGTATCAGTGCCATCGTCGGCGAGCGACCGTCGGGCGAAGAAGGTGCCCTGGCGACCTATGGCAGCAATCTCGGCATTGCATTTCAGCTGGTGGATGACGTGCTTGACTACTCTTCGCGGGACGTGCGCCTTGGCAAATCAGTAGGCGACGACTTCGCCGAAGGCAAAATCACCCTGCCTGTCATACTGGCCTACCATCGCGGAGACGGGCCCGAGAGGGATTTCTGGAAACGAACCCTGGAAGACGTAAATCAGCAGCCCGAGGACCTCAGCCGTGCTATCGCCCTGATTGAACGTCATAACTGCCTCAATGACTGCCTGGAACGGGCCCGCCACTATGCGGCGGTCGCCTCCGATGCCCTTGGTATTTTCCCCGACAACGACGCCAGGGTGGCTCTGGCGGATGTGGCGCATTTCTGCGTTGAACGCGCCTATTGA
- a CDS encoding methyl-accepting chemotaxis protein: MVLLTVFGIVPAAGLFGVYWFSEGQFEDAFEQRYLSSASSVIETIERNLFERYGDVQAFGLNQAAQDPANWRRPGQDTALVRAMNGYMTGYGIYRAMTLLDLQGNVLAVNTVDPRGQALDSRPAYARTFAGQAWFQDALAGRFLEGANGFTGTTVTEPYQDPFIASLYGDDGFVMVFAAPVRDDNGRIVAIWANFADFALVEDIIAGAYDQLAAEGFGNAELTLLDRSGKVIVDYDPKGQGWTTYDRNFAVIGQLNLADAGVTAAQAAVRGERGSMVANHARKGIAQAAGFAHTQGAYDYPGLGWSALVRVPTDQAFATVKSVELIMELAILATLALALTGGFLIGGAASSPIRAIARAMDRLRQGDTDITLERRSSDEIGDMTDSLNALKDEVARSFQLAQMIKQMPLNIMMADKDCTITYLNDASRKTLQSLEHLLPVKASQVEGSSIDIFHKNPAHKRALLANPANLPHKAVISLGDEKLELNVNAINDQKGQYAGPMLSWSIITDQVRSQAETARLTTMIEEMPINVMLTDTDKFQFVYANRSARETLKSLEHLLPIKADDVIGADLDIFQKQSEQDRKALADPASLPHRKRIDMGDETLDLRISPITDNQGDYVGPMVTWSIITQQVRLADTFESNVKSVVETVSSASTEMHSTAQSMSASAEETNRQASAVAAASEEASTNVQTVASAAEELASSVEEIARQVDQSKKIAGQAAQQAMSTNAQVESLVASSQKVGEVVSLISEIAEQTNLLALNATIEAARAGDAGKGFAVVASEVKSLANQTGKATEEIAALINSIQQATGDSAQSIQAIAKTVEEINQISATVAAAVEEQGAATQEIARNVQQAAAGTQQVSSNIAGVNKAANDSGAASAQVVEAAGELSKQSESLRAEVERFLEQVRTL; the protein is encoded by the coding sequence ATGGTGCTGCTGACGGTATTCGGCATTGTGCCGGCGGCGGGCCTGTTCGGTGTCTACTGGTTCAGCGAGGGGCAGTTCGAGGATGCCTTCGAGCAACGCTACCTGAGCAGTGCCTCCAGTGTCATCGAGACCATCGAACGCAACCTGTTCGAGCGCTATGGCGACGTCCAGGCCTTCGGCCTCAACCAGGCCGCCCAGGACCCCGCCAACTGGCGCCGTCCCGGCCAGGATACCGCCCTGGTGCGGGCCATGAACGGCTATATGACCGGCTATGGCATCTACCGGGCCATGACCCTCCTCGACCTCCAGGGCAATGTGCTGGCCGTCAATACCGTCGATCCCAGGGGCCAGGCCCTCGACAGCCGCCCCGCCTATGCCCGCACCTTCGCCGGCCAGGCCTGGTTCCAGGATGCCCTGGCCGGGCGCTTCCTGGAAGGCGCCAACGGCTTCACCGGCACCACCGTCACCGAGCCCTATCAGGACCCCTTCATCGCCTCCCTCTATGGCGATGACGGCTTCGTCATGGTCTTCGCCGCCCCCGTCCGCGACGACAATGGCCGCATCGTCGCCATCTGGGCCAACTTCGCCGACTTCGCCCTGGTCGAGGACATCATCGCCGGCGCCTATGACCAGCTCGCCGCAGAGGGCTTCGGCAATGCCGAACTCACCCTCCTCGACCGCAGCGGCAAGGTCATCGTCGACTACGACCCCAAGGGTCAGGGCTGGACCACCTATGACCGCAACTTCGCAGTCATCGGTCAGCTCAACCTGGCCGACGCCGGGGTCACCGCCGCCCAGGCCGCCGTCCGCGGCGAGCGCGGCTCCATGGTCGCCAACCACGCCCGCAAGGGCATCGCCCAGGCGGCCGGCTTCGCCCACACCCAGGGCGCCTATGACTATCCCGGCCTCGGCTGGTCCGCTCTCGTCCGCGTCCCCACCGATCAGGCCTTCGCCACCGTCAAAAGCGTCGAACTGATCATGGAGCTGGCCATCCTCGCCACCCTCGCCCTGGCCCTCACCGGCGGCTTCCTTATCGGCGGCGCCGCATCCAGCCCCATCCGCGCCATCGCCCGCGCCATGGACCGCCTGCGACAGGGTGACACCGATATCACCCTGGAGCGCCGCTCATCCGACGAGATCGGCGACATGACCGACAGCCTCAACGCCCTCAAGGACGAGGTCGCCCGATCCTTCCAGCTGGCCCAGATGATCAAGCAGATGCCCCTCAACATCATGATGGCCGACAAGGACTGCACCATCACCTATCTCAACGACGCCAGCCGCAAGACCCTGCAGTCCCTCGAGCACCTCCTGCCGGTCAAGGCCAGTCAGGTCGAGGGATCCTCCATCGATATCTTCCACAAGAACCCCGCCCACAAGAGAGCCCTCCTCGCCAACCCCGCAAACCTTCCGCACAAGGCCGTCATCTCCCTCGGTGACGAAAAGCTCGAGCTCAACGTCAATGCCATCAACGACCAGAAGGGCCAATACGCCGGACCTATGCTCAGCTGGAGCATCATCACCGATCAGGTCCGCTCACAGGCCGAAACAGCCCGCCTGACCACGATGATTGAAGAAATGCCTATCAACGTCATGCTGACGGACACAGACAAGTTTCAGTTCGTCTATGCCAATCGCTCAGCCAGAGAAACGCTCAAGTCCCTTGAGCATCTGCTGCCCATCAAGGCAGACGATGTGATCGGCGCCGATCTGGACATCTTCCAGAAGCAGTCAGAGCAGGACCGCAAAGCCCTGGCAGACCCGGCCAGCCTGCCCCACCGCAAGCGTATCGATATGGGCGACGAAACCCTGGACCTGAGAATCTCACCGATCACGGACAATCAAGGCGACTATGTCGGTCCCATGGTCACATGGTCGATCATCACCCAGCAGGTTCGCCTGGCCGACACCTTTGAGAGCAACGTCAAAAGCGTAGTGGAAACCGTGTCGTCCGCATCCACCGAGATGCACTCTACAGCCCAGTCCATGAGTGCCTCGGCGGAGGAAACCAATCGCCAGGCAAGCGCCGTGGCGGCGGCCTCGGAAGAAGCCTCCACCAATGTCCAAACCGTGGCATCCGCGGCGGAGGAACTGGCCAGCTCCGTGGAGGAAATCGCCCGCCAGGTCGACCAATCGAAAAAGATTGCCGGTCAGGCGGCCCAGCAGGCCATGAGCACCAACGCCCAGGTGGAAAGCCTTGTCGCTTCATCACAGAAAGTCGGCGAGGTCGTCAGTCTCATCTCGGAAATTGCCGAGCAGACCAACCTTCTGGCCCTGAACGCCACCATCGAGGCGGCACGGGCCGGCGATGCCGGCAAGGGCTTTGCCGTTGTCGCCAGCGAGGTCAAGAGTCTGGCCAATCAGACCGGCAAAGCGACGGAGGAAATCGCAGCCCTGATCAATTCGATCCAGCAGGCCACGGGCGACTCCGCTCAGTCGATACAGGCGATTGCCAAGACGGTTGAGGAAATCAACCAGATTTCCGCCACCGTCGCCGCCGCGGTCGAAGAGCAGGGCGCGGCAACCCAGGAGATCGCCCGCAATGTGCAGCAGGCCGCGGCCGGCACACAACAGGTTTCATCCAATATCGCCGGCGTCAACAAGGCCGCCAATGACTCAGGGGCGGCGTCAGCCCAGGTAGTCGAAGCGGCGGGCGAATTGTCCAAACAGTCGGAGAGTCTGCGCGCGGAAGTCGAGCGTTTCCTCGAGCAGGTGCGGACGCTCTAA
- a CDS encoding methyltransferase yields MRADSGPDVTTDGLLNHRVRVRQPATGYRVAIDPVFLAAAVPASAGARVLDAGTGVGAAALCLLARVPGCYVAGIEIQDRLASLAQDNARLNGRSDRFDVVVGDIRHGAASLGRAQFDHVMANPPFNPPGSAASRLLSRDVAVREGDASLATWLNFCRDMVRPAGTVTIIHRPEREDELVAAFPRSAISLFPLLARSGGEVRRLVFQARLGAVAGVRRMTGMVLHDEDGRFSPAAEAVLRHAAALDWTVRDGTAGG; encoded by the coding sequence ATGCGGGCGGATTCCGGGCCGGATGTGACGACTGACGGGTTGCTCAACCATCGGGTGCGCGTGCGCCAACCGGCTACTGGTTATCGTGTCGCCATAGACCCGGTGTTTCTTGCAGCGGCAGTGCCTGCATCGGCCGGTGCGCGCGTTCTTGATGCCGGCACGGGGGTCGGTGCGGCAGCCCTGTGCTTGCTGGCCAGAGTCCCTGGATGCTATGTGGCGGGCATTGAGATTCAGGACCGGCTGGCCAGCCTGGCGCAGGACAATGCCCGCCTCAACGGACGGTCGGACCGCTTTGATGTGGTCGTCGGTGACATCCGCCATGGGGCGGCAAGCCTGGGCCGCGCACAGTTCGATCATGTCATGGCCAATCCGCCCTTCAATCCGCCGGGTTCTGCGGCCTCCCGCCTCTTGTCACGGGATGTGGCGGTGCGTGAAGGCGATGCGTCGCTGGCGACATGGTTGAACTTCTGTCGCGATATGGTGCGACCCGCGGGCACCGTCACGATCATCCACCGGCCGGAGCGTGAAGACGAGTTGGTCGCCGCGTTCCCGCGCTCGGCTATCAGCCTGTTTCCGCTGCTGGCACGATCAGGGGGTGAGGTGCGGCGGTTGGTTTTCCAGGCGAGACTCGGCGCCGTTGCCGGCGTCCGTCGTATGACCGGTATGGTGTTGCATGATGAGGACGGTCGCTTCAGCCCGGCGGCTGAAGCGGTTCTTCGTCATGCTGCGGCCCTCGACTGGACAGTCCGCGACGGGACAGCCGGCGGCTGA
- a CDS encoding DUF427 domain-containing protein — translation MTVIDPHKDDRISSRKAEKRIATEPANKKIRIVFNGQVIAESDQALIYHETGVGSLYYIPRSKVRDEFLTQTDHTTYCPYKGDAHYWTITVGDKVAENAMWAYPEIYDDYSPEIDGWVSFYTNKVNQYVFESEPFAEARQAAE, via the coding sequence ATGACCGTTATCGATCCGCATAAAGACGACCGAATCAGCAGTCGCAAGGCAGAGAAGAGAATCGCCACCGAACCGGCGAACAAGAAGATCCGCATCGTATTCAACGGTCAGGTGATCGCTGAATCTGACCAGGCCCTGATCTATCATGAGACGGGCGTCGGCTCCCTCTACTATATTCCGCGATCCAAAGTGCGGGACGAGTTTCTGACGCAGACCGATCACACGACCTACTGCCCCTATAAGGGCGACGCGCACTACTGGACAATCACCGTCGGAGACAAGGTCGCGGAAAACGCCATGTGGGCCTATCCGGAGATCTATGACGACTACAGCCCAGAAATCGACGGTTGGGTGTCGTTCTATACCAACAAGGTTAACCAGTACGTTTTCGAGAGCGAGCCCTTCGCCGAGGCCCGGCAGGCGGCGGAATAA
- a CDS encoding Fe(3+) ABC transporter substrate-binding protein translates to MFRTLVTAVFGLAAVLLAPPAMTQAQDSVLNVYSARHYATDATLYDAFTAETGIEVRRIEAESDELIQRMLAEGRNSPADVFITVDAGNLWRAQQAGLLQPVSSPILEAAIPGYLRHEDGYWFGFAQRARVIYYNKERIDPGLVQSYADLADPALRGQVCIRTSSNIYNLSLMGSMIETLGEAGAQAWAEGVVANFARQPAGNDTAQLKAVAAGECGVAVANTYYYIRLLTSDDPTDQAMAARIGVVFPDQEGLGTHVNISGAGVAAHAPHPAAAVRFLEFLTSPGAQAYFAGVNNEYPVVDGVAPDAALASLGQFRAAPVNVAVYGENQPLAQMVYDRAGWK, encoded by the coding sequence ATGTTTCGCACTCTCGTCACGGCTGTCTTCGGGCTTGCGGCTGTGCTGCTGGCTCCGCCCGCCATGACCCAGGCGCAGGACTCCGTGCTGAATGTCTATTCAGCGCGCCATTACGCAACGGATGCGACGTTGTATGACGCCTTCACGGCAGAGACCGGAATAGAGGTGCGCCGGATCGAAGCGGAGTCCGATGAACTGATCCAGCGCATGCTGGCCGAAGGCCGGAACAGTCCAGCCGATGTTTTCATCACGGTTGATGCCGGCAATTTGTGGCGGGCGCAGCAGGCTGGTCTGCTGCAGCCAGTGTCGTCACCGATTCTGGAGGCTGCCATCCCCGGATATTTGCGCCACGAGGATGGTTACTGGTTCGGTTTTGCCCAGCGCGCGCGAGTCATCTACTACAACAAGGAGCGTATCGACCCTGGCCTGGTGCAGTCCTATGCGGACCTGGCTGATCCGGCGCTGCGTGGGCAGGTGTGCATCCGCACCAGCTCGAACATCTACAACCTTTCCCTCATGGGCTCCATGATTGAAACCTTGGGGGAGGCCGGCGCCCAGGCGTGGGCCGAGGGAGTCGTAGCCAACTTTGCTCGCCAGCCGGCCGGCAATGACACCGCACAGCTCAAGGCGGTTGCCGCCGGCGAGTGTGGCGTCGCCGTTGCCAACACCTACTACTACATACGGCTCCTGACGTCAGATGACCCGACCGATCAGGCTATGGCGGCGCGTATCGGTGTCGTCTTTCCCGATCAGGAGGGTCTGGGCACTCACGTCAACATTTCCGGCGCCGGCGTGGCGGCTCATGCACCGCATCCGGCAGCGGCTGTCCGCTTTCTGGAGTTTCTGACATCGCCCGGAGCACAAGCCTACTTCGCCGGGGTCAACAACGAGTACCCCGTGGTGGACGGGGTCGCGCCGGATGCGGCGTTGGCCAGCCTTGGCCAGTTCCGGGCCGCTCCGGTCAATGTGGCCGTTTATGGTGAGAATCAGCCATTGGCTCAGATGGTCTATGACCGCGCCGGCTGGAAATAG
- a CDS encoding DUF2007 domain-containing protein, translated as MQELLRTNDLVWLSWLQALLTDSGMASQVLDGHASVLEGSAQAIPRRLMVADEDLVPARALVREAERAAGLVGSADIGGDNG; from the coding sequence ATGCAGGAGCTGTTGCGAACGAACGATCTGGTGTGGCTATCCTGGCTGCAGGCCTTGCTGACCGACAGCGGCATGGCCAGTCAGGTTCTCGATGGCCATGCCAGCGTGCTGGAAGGCAGCGCCCAGGCAATTCCGCGGCGGCTTATGGTGGCGGATGAAGATCTGGTTCCGGCCCGCGCATTGGTGCGGGAGGCGGAGCGTGCCGCCGGTCTGGTCGGGTCTGCGGACATCGGCGGTGATAATGGTTAA
- a CDS encoding aromatic ring-hydroxylating dioxygenase subunit alpha, which produces MFFASWQYVCHVNDVADAGSYVTASILDQDVFVIRDKAGPLRAFYNVCRHRAHRLLNGSGRAPVITCPYHAWSYRPDGSLRSARATDGVRDFRPDDFSLVPVQLEELHGLVFVNLDPAARPLAEQAGDLVGQMQKLAGDSASLVKAATMEWEIEANWKVVIDNFLECYHCAPAHPDFARLVDLATYKPTTYAIHSMHESDAGRPDNSAYAFDPARHGTRAIFWWLWPTTTFGVVPGPPNLAMFYLRPLGPERTVEVVDYYFPDGPLDQTAKDRIRYANEVLQPEDNRLCENVQRGLRSRGYSQGRFIVNPDRTDISEHAVHHFHSLYMQAMAEVSHDR; this is translated from the coding sequence GTGTTTTTCGCCTCCTGGCAATACGTATGTCATGTCAATGATGTGGCGGATGCCGGGTCTTATGTCACGGCGTCAATCCTTGACCAGGACGTGTTCGTTATTCGCGACAAGGCTGGCCCCCTGCGCGCCTTCTACAATGTTTGCCGGCATCGCGCGCACCGGCTGCTGAATGGCAGTGGCCGCGCGCCAGTCATTACCTGCCCCTACCATGCCTGGTCTTATCGCCCGGATGGCAGTTTGCGCTCCGCGCGCGCGACGGACGGTGTACGGGACTTTCGTCCCGACGACTTTTCCCTTGTGCCGGTGCAATTGGAAGAGTTGCACGGCCTGGTGTTCGTCAATCTAGATCCGGCAGCCCGGCCGCTTGCGGAGCAGGCGGGTGATCTGGTGGGGCAGATGCAGAAGCTCGCCGGCGACAGCGCGAGCCTGGTCAAGGCGGCCACTATGGAGTGGGAAATCGAGGCAAACTGGAAAGTGGTGATCGACAACTTTCTGGAATGCTATCACTGCGCCCCGGCCCATCCGGACTTTGCCCGCCTGGTCGATCTGGCGACCTACAAGCCGACCACCTATGCAATTCACTCCATGCATGAAAGCGACGCCGGTCGACCGGACAACTCCGCTTATGCCTTTGACCCCGCGCGCCATGGCACGCGCGCAATTTTCTGGTGGTTATGGCCGACCACAACCTTCGGCGTCGTACCAGGGCCACCGAACCTGGCCATGTTCTACCTGCGGCCCTTGGGCCCGGAGCGCACAGTGGAGGTGGTTGACTACTATTTCCCGGACGGGCCCCTGGACCAAACGGCCAAGGACCGCATCCGTTACGCAAACGAAGTTCTGCAGCCGGAAGACAATCGCCTGTGTGAGAACGTTCAGCGTGGTCTGCGGTCGCGGGGCTACAGCCAGGGACGATTCATCGTCAATCCCGACCGGACCGACATCAGCGAACATGCGGTGCACCACTTTCACAGCCTGTATATGCAGGCCATGGCGGAGGTTTCACATGACCGATGA
- a CDS encoding iron ABC transporter permease: MTVLTADPGHAAPAARHRASRAYWRLIALALASGLSLPLLVIAAGLLQPFGDTWAHLAATVLPDYVRNTLLLVVGVGFSTLLIGTGTAWLVTMYRFPLHRIAEWALLLPLAVPAYLIAYTYADFLDFAGPVQTLLRDISPAVAGYFPPIRSLGGAIFLMSVVFYPYVYLLARASFLEQSVCVLEVGRTLGCGPWGNFFQVAVPLARPALAGGVALAVMEAVADFGTVQHLGVQTFTTGIFRTWFSFGDRVAAAQLSATLMAVIAMLMLIEFSLRGRARYAHTSGRYQPLPRPRLTALRGGLATAACVLPVSLGFVLPIAVLLWLAVANRFADAGGSFASLAWNTTILAGIGAVLVVAASALLTYAVRQAPGWVTRGGARIATLGYAAPGTVVAVGVLIPFAWLDNQLDSIMQQTFGVGTGLVLTGTIAAVLFAYLVRFAALGVKTVESGLSRIRPNMDDAARNLGLGALPTFVRVHAPLMRGTLLTAGLLVFVEILKELPATLIIRPFNFDTLAIRVFQLASDERLAEAATTALAIVGVGILPVIILSRRIGHGRPGTGEPGATAQSAGSGPRVY, encoded by the coding sequence GTGACTGTTCTGACCGCCGACCCAGGCCACGCCGCGCCGGCCGCTCGCCACCGGGCCAGCCGCGCGTATTGGCGGTTGATCGCCCTGGCACTGGCCAGTGGCTTGTCGCTGCCGCTATTGGTGATTGCGGCCGGGCTGCTGCAGCCGTTCGGCGATACCTGGGCCCATCTTGCAGCCACTGTTCTGCCCGACTATGTGCGCAACACGCTGTTGCTGGTCGTCGGCGTCGGTTTCAGCACCCTGCTGATCGGCACCGGCACCGCGTGGCTGGTAACGATGTACCGCTTTCCTCTGCACAGGATAGCGGAGTGGGCCCTTCTGCTGCCCCTCGCCGTACCCGCCTATCTCATAGCCTATACCTACGCCGACTTTCTGGATTTCGCCGGCCCGGTGCAAACGCTGCTGCGGGATATTTCGCCGGCCGTCGCCGGATATTTTCCACCGATCCGGTCTTTGGGTGGCGCCATTTTTCTGATGTCTGTGGTGTTTTATCCCTATGTCTATCTGCTGGCCCGGGCCAGCTTTCTTGAACAGTCCGTATGCGTCCTGGAGGTCGGCCGCACACTGGGCTGCGGCCCCTGGGGCAATTTCTTTCAGGTGGCGGTTCCGCTGGCGCGCCCGGCACTGGCCGGCGGCGTTGCCCTGGCGGTAATGGAAGCAGTGGCAGATTTCGGCACGGTGCAGCACCTCGGTGTGCAGACCTTTACCACCGGGATCTTCCGCACCTGGTTCAGCTTCGGCGACCGGGTGGCGGCCGCGCAACTATCTGCCACCCTGATGGCCGTCATTGCCATGTTAATGCTGATTGAATTCAGCCTGCGGGGACGCGCCCGCTACGCCCACACCTCCGGACGCTATCAGCCGCTGCCACGGCCGCGTCTGACCGCATTGCGGGGCGGCCTGGCGACGGCCGCGTGCGTGTTGCCGGTGAGCCTCGGTTTCGTTCTGCCGATTGCCGTGCTGCTGTGGCTGGCGGTTGCCAATCGCTTTGCTGACGCTGGCGGAAGCTTTGCCAGCCTCGCCTGGAACACGACGATTCTGGCGGGAATTGGCGCTGTTCTGGTGGTCGCTGCATCGGCCTTGCTGACCTATGCGGTCCGCCAGGCGCCAGGATGGGTAACCCGCGGCGGTGCCAGAATCGCCACCCTTGGCTATGCCGCACCGGGTACAGTGGTCGCGGTCGGCGTACTCATACCCTTCGCCTGGCTGGACAACCAGCTGGACAGCATCATGCAGCAGACCTTCGGTGTGGGGACCGGCCTGGTCCTGACCGGCACGATCGCCGCCGTCCTGTTCGCCTATCTCGTGCGATTTGCCGCGCTGGGAGTCAAGACCGTCGAGTCCGGCCTCAGCCGCATTCGGCCCAACATGGACGACGCGGCAAGAAATCTGGGACTGGGCGCTCTGCCGACATTTGTCCGCGTACATGCCCCCCTGATGCGCGGCACACTGCTGACGGCAGGGCTTCTCGTGTTCGTCGAAATCCTGAAGGAGCTGCCGGCGACACTGATCATCCGGCCGTTCAATTTCGATACATTAGCTATCCGCGTATTTCAGCTGGCCTCCGACGAGAGGCTGGCCGAGGCGGCAACCACAGCGCTGGCTATCGTCGGTGTCGGCATCCTGCCGGTAATCATCCTGAGCCGAAGAATCGGCCACGGCCGACCCGGCACGGGCGAGCCGGGGGCCACCGCACAATCTGCCGGCAGCGGCCCCCGGGTTTACTAG
- a CDS encoding DASS family sodium-coupled anion symporter, which yields MLAGPVVFTALLLVPAPATMPDGAWTVVALAAWMALWWSTEALPVPATALLPLLVLPATGIGPLATVAPAYSHPLIFLFLGGFMVALAVQRWNLHRRLALAIILRIGVRPPRLIAGVMLVTGFLSMWVSNTATAMLMLPIALSVLDEIGDDDGGLTLPLLLAIAYGASIGGLATLIGTPPNAILAAFVEETYGLAIGFAQWMAVALPISLVLGLLTWLILTRLVTQRSTAAHLAARRGGPGRDVLRQHLDRLGPPRSAEKRVAAVFVTMAILWVCRPLLSGWPPLAWLNDTTIALVAGLALFLIPSGNGRPLLVWSDTGRLPWGTLLLFGGGLALADAIVASGLATWIGTALNQASGWNLWLLVGLIVTIMVFATELTSNTAAAATLLPLIGALAVTAGANPLFMMVPAALAASAAFMLPVATPPNAIVHGSGRLSVTQMAAVGFTVNLAAILVLSLILPWLTRWIFGA from the coding sequence TTGCTGGCGGGGCCCGTTGTATTCACCGCCCTGCTCCTGGTACCGGCGCCGGCAACCATGCCGGACGGCGCCTGGACGGTTGTGGCACTCGCCGCGTGGATGGCGCTGTGGTGGTCCACAGAAGCTCTTCCCGTACCGGCGACGGCATTGTTGCCTCTACTGGTTCTGCCGGCCACAGGAATTGGCCCGCTGGCGACAGTGGCGCCGGCCTATTCCCATCCCCTGATATTCCTCTTCCTTGGTGGCTTTATGGTGGCGCTGGCCGTACAGCGCTGGAACCTCCATCGCCGGCTGGCCCTGGCCATCATTCTCCGGATAGGTGTCAGACCGCCGCGGCTGATAGCCGGCGTCATGCTGGTCACCGGCTTTCTGTCGATGTGGGTGTCAAATACGGCGACAGCCATGCTGATGCTGCCCATCGCCCTGTCGGTGCTTGACGAAATCGGCGACGACGATGGCGGGCTGACTCTGCCCCTGCTTCTGGCCATTGCCTATGGCGCCAGCATCGGCGGTCTGGCGACGCTGATCGGGACTCCCCCCAATGCCATCCTTGCCGCCTTCGTTGAAGAGACTTATGGCCTGGCAATCGGCTTTGCCCAATGGATGGCCGTCGCTCTGCCCATTTCCCTGGTTCTGGGGCTGCTCACCTGGCTAATCCTGACCAGACTCGTCACACAACGCTCCACGGCCGCTCACCTGGCCGCCCGCCGGGGCGGTCCCGGGCGAGACGTTCTGCGCCAGCATCTCGACCGGCTCGGCCCACCAAGGTCTGCCGAAAAGCGAGTGGCCGCCGTCTTTGTCACCATGGCTATCTTGTGGGTCTGTCGGCCACTGCTGTCCGGCTGGCCGCCGTTAGCCTGGCTGAACGACACGACCATCGCCCTGGTGGCCGGACTTGCCCTGTTCCTGATTCCGTCGGGCAATGGGCGGCCACTTCTGGTGTGGTCCGATACAGGCCGGCTGCCATGGGGAACGTTGCTTCTGTTCGGCGGCGGACTGGCTCTTGCCGATGCCATCGTCGCCAGCGGTCTCGCCACATGGATCGGCACGGCGCTGAATCAGGCCAGCGGCTGGAACCTGTGGTTGCTGGTCGGACTGATCGTGACCATCATGGTCTTCGCCACGGAACTGACCAGCAACACGGCAGCGGCCGCCACCTTACTGCCGCTGATCGGAGCGCTTGCGGTAACCGCCGGCGCAAACCCGTTGTTCATGATGGTGCCCGCGGCACTGGCCGCCAGCGCCGCCTTCATGCTTCCCGTCGCCACACCACCCAATGCCATCGTCCATGGCAGTGGCAGGCTATCCGTCACACAAATGGCGGCAGTCGGGTTCACGGTCAATCTAGCGGCGATACTGGTGTTGAGCCTGATTCTGCCATGGCTGACACGATGGATCTTTGGCGCGTGA